In one Arachis duranensis cultivar V14167 chromosome 9, aradu.V14167.gnm2.J7QH, whole genome shotgun sequence genomic region, the following are encoded:
- the LOC110275761 gene encoding uncharacterized protein LOC110275761: protein MQGDDEDSMDEHVGDGVEWLPYLSDEPSRKARAVLDLLEDGEQELYPGCLGFSKLSFLVRLYHIKCMCRVSDKTFCLILELLGNAFQHAKILKTLHDAKRIIRKLGIEYKKIYACPNDCMLYQGSNQDLSRCKQCGASSKTAVDMLWHKRGTNSNGSLRHPRDGEAWKAFDRRYTDFSDNPRSNTYGGRACPTCNLDAETRRLTFSQKWCFMGHRRFLNHDHRYRQDWSRFDGKVEDRSLPFKMTGRDILRQLEGVLVSHGKVQAVSGKKRRGHQIVFQDESPWKKSSIFFDLPYWENNELRHNLDVMHIEKNVCDNIVFTMLNESGKSKHHLKARKDLQLMGIKHDMWPLEG from the exons ATGCAAGGGGATGATGAAGACTCGATGGATGAACATGTTGGAGATGGTGTGGAGTGGTTGCCGTACTTGTCCGACGAACCTAGCCGTAAGGCTCGTGCCGTACTTGACTTGCTTGAGGATGGCGAGCAGGAACTATATCCAGGATGCTTAGGATTCTCGAAGCTGTCTTTCTTGGTGAGACTGTACCATATAAAGTGCATGTGCAGAGTGAGCGACAAAACTTTCTGTTTGATTCTAGAGCTATTAGGGAACGCCTTTCAGCATGCAAAGATTCTGAAGACCTTGCACGATGCCAAGAGGATCATACGGAAGCTTGGTATTGAGTACAAGAAGATATATGCATGTCCAAATGACTGCATGCTATACCAGGGCTCCAACCAAGACCTGTCTAGATGCAAACAGTGTGGAGCATCCAG CAAGACAGCTGTAGACATGTTGTGGCATAAGAGAGGAACTAATTCTAACGGTTCTTTAAGGCATCCCAGGGATGGCGAGGCCTGGAAAGCATTTGACAGGAGATATACTGACTTTTCTGACAATCCGCGTAGT AATACGTATGGCGGGAGAGCTTGCCCCACGTGCAATCTGGACGCCGAGACTAGGCGACTCACCTTCAGTCAGAAATGGTGTTTCATGGGTCATCGGCGCTTCTTGAATCACGATCACAGATATAGACAGGACTGGAGTAGATTTGATGGAAAGGTAGAGGATAGATCCCTACCTTTCAAAATGACTGGCAGGGATATCTTGAGACAGTTGGAGGGTGTGCTGGTCTCACATGGCAAGGTGCAAGCGGTAAGCGGTAAAAAAAGGCGCGGACATCAGATCGTGTTTCAAGACGAGTCTCCCTGGAAAAAGAGTAGTATATTCTTTGATCTCCCATACTGGGAGAATAATGAATTACGCCACAACCTTGACGTGATGCACATAGAGAAGAATGTGTGCGACAACATTGTCTTTACCATGTTGAACGAAAGTGGTAAATCCAAACACCACCTAAAAGCTCGAAAAGATCTCCAGTTGATGGGAATCAAGCATGATATGTGGCCACTTGAAGGTTAA